CTTGGCGCCCACCCGCTGGGAAGGCGAATCGACCGTGACCAGATCGGGAAACTCGGCTTCCAGGGCAAGCAACTCACGCATCAGCAGATCGTAGTCGGCGTCGGAAATCTCCGGCCGATCCAGGACATAATAAAGGTAGTTATGGTGTTCGATCCGCTCACGGAGCTGCTGGTGGCGGATTTGGGCGTCGCTGCGGTTCATGGCGAGAGGGCATCCTTTCTTCCCAGATGGTGAAGGCCCTTATAGCACAGCGACACCCCTGCTTCAATTTATGCCTGCGCCTTGGCGCAACGATGTTGGCAACGATTGTCATGTGTCCCTGCTTCGGGTAGAATTCCCCGGAATTCAATGCCTGTTTGACTGCGCTGGAGAAGGGAATGTCCGAGGATCTTTGGTTGCGTCTGGCCGTGCTCGGGGTGCTGTTTGTGCTGTCGGCCTTTTTTTCCGGGTCGGAAACCGCCCTGATGGCCCTGGACAAGTTGCGCGTCAAATATCTGGTCAAGAAGAAAAAGAAAAACGCCGAACGCCTGGAGGCGCTTCTCGAACAGCCGGAAAGCCTGCTGGGCGCCATTCTGGTCGGCAACAACCTGGTCAATATCGCCGCCTCGGTATTTGCCACGGGGCTTTTTGTTTCCCTGTACGATGAGCGCGGCGAGTTGCTCACCATTCTGGTGCTGACACCGCTGTTGCTGATCTTCGCGGAAATCTGCCCCAAGACCTTCGCGGCGAAAAACCCCGAGCGGGTGTCTTTCTGGGTGCTGCGCCCCATTCTGGTGGTCATGTGGCTGCTGGCGCCGGTCATCTGGGTGGTGACGCACATTTCGCGCCTGCTGACGCGCCTGATTCAGGGTGAGGACAAGCCGGGGCCGATCCTTTCCGAGGATGAGATCCGCAACATCATCTCCGTGGGCGAGGAGGCCGGGGTTCTGCCCAAGGAAAATCGGCGCATGCTGCACGGCATTTTTGACCTCTCGGCCATTCGCGCCCGCGACATCATGATCCCGCGCACCGAGGTGGTGGCCATGGAGGTCGGCACTCCCTTCGACGAGGCGCTGGTTCTGGCCCAGGGTGCGCGCCATTCCCGGTTTCCCGTCTATGAAGGCAGCCTCGATCAGGTGATCGGCATCATCCATTCCAAGGATATCCTGCGCTACGTCGGGCATCCCCAGGATTTCAACCTGCGCGAGGCCTGCCGGCCGCCCTATTTCGTTCCCGAATCCAAGCGCATCGGTACTCTGTTGCAGGCTTTTCGCAGAAAGCGGGCACATCTGGCCATCGTCGTCGACGAGTACGGCGGCATGGAGGGAATCGTCACCCTGGAGGACATCGTCGAGGAAATCGTCGGGGAAATTCAGGACGAATATGACGCCGAGGAAGTTGAAATCCGTGAACTCGGCCCGCGTCAGTATCTGGTCGACGGCAGTGTGACCCTGCGCATTCTCAATCGTCGTTTCGGCCTGGAACTCTCCGAGGAGCATGCCAACACCCTCGCCGGATTTCTGATGCACAAAATGGGCGTCATTCCCGAGCAGGGCGCGGTCTGCGAATGCGACGGCATCGTGTTTACCGTGCGCCGGGTGGTCGAGCGCCGTATCGAGGAAATTGAAATGGTGCTGCCCTCGGCATAAGAGTTGTTAAGGTATATTCATTGGTTGGCGGTTTCGCTGTCGCACGGCCCTCGGGATGGGGGCCTTTTTTTGTGCCCGCGTTGTTCGGCAAGGGCGCAAAAAATCTAAAAAAATTTAACAAAATCTCCTTGACACTCCGAGGGGCGGGGGCTATATTTTCCCAAAATGTGGGGAAAAGTGTCATTTGTGGCCATGAAGGGGGTTGGGTGAGCTTTACCGGAGAGTTTCACAACACCATCGACGCCAAGGGGCGCGTGAGCATTCCCGCTAAATTCCGGGAAGTTATGCGTCAGTTTGGCGACGAGGGGCTCAAGCTCACCAAAAACATGGATGGGGGGCTCTCCGCCTATCCCCTCGACCGCTGGCAGGCCATTGAGAAGGACATTGCCGCCGTTCCGCCGGGTCCGCGTCGCACCGCCCTCAACCGTCTGATTCTCAATCCGGCGGAGACTTGTGTTTTCGACAAGCAGGGGCGCATCCAACTACCTCAGGCACTTCGCGCCTAT
This is a stretch of genomic DNA from Geoalkalibacter sp.. It encodes these proteins:
- a CDS encoding HlyC/CorC family transporter, whose amino-acid sequence is MSEDLWLRLAVLGVLFVLSAFFSGSETALMALDKLRVKYLVKKKKKNAERLEALLEQPESLLGAILVGNNLVNIAASVFATGLFVSLYDERGELLTILVLTPLLLIFAEICPKTFAAKNPERVSFWVLRPILVVMWLLAPVIWVVTHISRLLTRLIQGEDKPGPILSEDEIRNIISVGEEAGVLPKENRRMLHGIFDLSAIRARDIMIPRTEVVAMEVGTPFDEALVLAQGARHSRFPVYEGSLDQVIGIIHSKDILRYVGHPQDFNLREACRPPYFVPESKRIGTLLQAFRRKRAHLAIVVDEYGGMEGIVTLEDIVEEIVGEIQDEYDAEEVEIRELGPRQYLVDGSVTLRILNRRFGLELSEEHANTLAGFLMHKMGVIPEQGAVCECDGIVFTVRRVVERRIEEIEMVLPSA
- the mraZ gene encoding division/cell wall cluster transcriptional repressor MraZ, producing the protein MSFTGEFHNTIDAKGRVSIPAKFREVMRQFGDEGLKLTKNMDGGLSAYPLDRWQAIEKDIAAVPPGPRRTALNRLILNPAETCVFDKQGRIQLPQALRAYAGLEQEVVVVGGIEKIDIFSQARYAEVNRESQELLRADPQFVADLGL